GGCGGCGCGCCTGCACATGCGCCATATTGAGCGCAGCGAGGTCCGATTCCTGCAACTTGCTGGCTGTCGCCTTCGCGCGCGTGCGAATGGTCACGATATACATGATCATGACGAAGGGCATCACAACCGCAGCGAGGCCGATCAGATCACCCAGATCGGTTCCGGAACCATGACTCATGACGGCCTATCCTTGCTTGCAACGCGTCTCATGCTTGTCCTCATCCCTGACGGCTCTTGATTCTGGCGCGCAGCGCTTCGAGTTCGTTCTCGACCGCCATATCGGTTTCGAGGCCCGCCAGTTCTTCCTGCAGGCTCGGCTTGCGTGTGCCACCGGGGCCACGGCCGAGATCATAGGCTTCGGCCTTCCCCTCAAGGGCGTCAAGCGCACGCTCGACCTGCTCGAAGCGGTTGAAGGCATTTTCCACGCGCGTGTCATACAGGCGCTCGCGTGTCTTGATGCGATTGGTCGCAGCCTTGTGGCGCAGCGAAAGCGATTTCTCGCGGGATTTCGCGTCCGCCAGCTTGGCCTGCAGCTTGCCGATATCGTCGTGCTGCTGGTCAAGGCTTTCATTGACCTGTGCAATCTGCTGCTCCAGCGTCTTGCGCGACTGCTCGATGGTGGCCTTGGCGGCAAGTGCGCCCTTGGCCAGATCTTCGCGGTCGCGGGTCAGGGCCAGTTCAGCCTTACGCAGCCACTCGTCTTCCTCCTGCACCATCGTGCGTGCACGACGCTCAAGCCCCTTGCGCTCGGCAATCATGGTGACAGCCTGGCTGCGTACCTCAACCAGCGTGTCTTCCATCTCCTGGATGATCAGCCGGATCATTTTCTCCGGGTCTTCGGCGCTGGCCAGTATGGCGTTGAGGTTGGAGTTCACAATATCCGCAAGGCGGGAGAAGATACCCATGTGACGATCTTTCTTTGCTGGAACGAATTTAACAGGAAATCGGGGCAGGAGAACACAGGCTTCTCTTGCAAGCGTAACGATCCGGGGTGAAAGATAGAGTTCTTGCAACACCACGGATGAGACTGGCCAGAAAATGGCGCGATCTGCCAGAAACGAAGAAAACCCGACACCGATCGGACAATCTCCCGCGTTTCTGGAGATGCTCGACCATATCTCGCGTCTCGCACCGCTTGATCGGCCGGCGCTGATCATCGGCGAGCGCGGTACAGGCAAGGAGCTTGTCGCTGCGCGACTGGCCCTGCTCTCGCCGCGCTGGGACAGGCCGCTCATCAAGCTCAACTGTGCAGCCCTGCCCGATACCCTTCTCGATAGCGAGCTGTTCGGTCATGAGGCTGGCGCTTTTACCGGGGCCCAGCGTCGCAGGCTTTCGCGTTTCGAGCAGGCGCATGGTGGCACGCTGTTCCTCGATGAGATTGCCTCTGCTTCCATGGCAGTTCAGGAGAAGCTCCTGCGTGTCATCGAGTATGGCAGCTTCGAGCGCGTGGGCGGGAACGAGACCATCCATGTCGATGTCCGCATTATCGGCGCAACCAATGCCGACCTGCCCGACATGGCCCGCAAGGGTGATTTTCGAGCCGATCTGCTCGATCGTCTTGCCTTCGATGTGGTCATGCTGCCGCCCCTTCGTGCCCGACACGAGGATATCCTGATTCTCTGCGAGCATTTCGCCACCCGTATGACCGCAAGCCTCGGTCGCAAGCTTTTCGCCGGGTTCAGCGACAAGGCCCGCGAGCGTCTCATGCAGTACGAATGGCCCGGCAATGTGCGTGAGCTCCGCAACGTTGTGGAGCGCAGCGTCTATCGTATGGAGCGTCCTGAGCGCCCTCTCGATGACATCGTGTTCGATCCTTTCCGCAACGGGCCCGACTGGTTGCGTCCTCTCGCCCCCGAGGGAGTGACGGCCACGAAGCTGCCCGTCATGACGGAGCGCATCGTGCAGGACGCCGCCGCGCCGGCCGCGCGTGAAGCTCCATCCGCGCCTTTGCCTGCTTCCCTCCCTGAGGGGCTGACCTTCACCGAAGCCACGCGCGCCTATGAACGTGCCCTGATCGAACACGCCCTGAGCGATGCGCGCTTCAACCAGAAGCAGGCCGCCACGGCTTTGGGGCTGACCTATTACCAGTTCCGGCACCTGCTCCGTGCGCATGGCTTCGCCGAGCGTAACGCTCGTAAATCCGTCGGAACCGAAGCCTGAAAGGGGTGGGATCTTGACCATGATCTCAATCTTGCAAAAAACATGCCAAAGTTATTATTCCTGAGGAGTGTCCGCCTTTGCTCGTTTTGATGTGGTGAGAATTACCATAATTTGGGATAAATTGCCCACCGTATGCTGGCGCGATCGACGCTAGGAGGATGTGCGAGCATGCATCCTGACAGGGGTTTTTTTTAGGGATGACACAGTCAGGATGTGTACCACGCTGCTTTTCTGACAGGTGGCAGGGATAAGCTGTCGTCCCGAGTTCGGCATTGTTGTCGCCTCGAGGGGTGTAAATGCCTTGCTGGATCGGCTGTATTACGCCGGCGCGTTTTCCTGGAGAGTGCGGTCCGGGTATTGTGCGATGGACAGGACAGGCGTGAAACGCATCCTTATTGCCACAATGGATGACCATAAGGACATGAATGCGCGATTGCGTTGACGCGACGACCATTCGCCCGCAAAAGAGCACTTCCACAGTCTAAATGCCCGCCAAGGCGCAACCAATTTGTGCGCCGGAGGCGCTGTTTCATCTTGACCATGACATTCGACGAACTGGCCCTTGCGCCCGCTATTCTCAAGGCGTTGGCCGAGGCTGGTTACAAAACGCCTACGCCGATCCAGGCGCAATCCATACCCCTGCTGCTGCAAGGCCGAGATCTTCTGGGCATGGCCCAGACGGGAACGGGCAAGACCGCCTCCTTCGCGCTGCCCCTGCTTCATCGCCTGGCTGCTGACCCACGTCCCGCGCCGAAAAACGGTGCCCGTGTTCTTGTTCTGGCGCCTACGCGTGAACTGGTCAGCCAGATTGCCGATGGGTTTGAGGCATTTGGCCGCCATCTGGATTTCAGCGTGACCACAATCTTTGGGGGTGTCAGCCAGTTTCATCAGGTCAATGCGATGAAGGAAGGCGTCGATATTCTCGTCGCGGCGCCCGGTCGTTTGCTGGATCTGATCGAGCAGGGGCTTTGCGACCTGTCCACTCTCGAAGCCCTGGTGCTGGATGAGGCAGACCAGATGCTCGATATGGGCTTTGCCAAGCCTATCGAGCAGATCGTTGCTGCAACGCCGACTGAGCGCCATACGGTCCTCTTTTCCGCAACCATGCCGAAATCCATTGCGGCACTGGTAGACAGCCTGCTGCGCGATCCGGCGAAGGTGGAAATCGCCCCGCCTTCCACCACGGTGGATCGTATCGAGCAGACAGTCATGTTTCTCGATGCTGAGCACAAGAAAGCGGCCCTGCTATCGCTTCTCAGCGCCCCCGATGTCGGGCAGGCTGTCGTGTTCACGCTTCAGAAGAACATCGCCAATGAGGTCTGCTCTCATATTACCGAAGCGGGCATCACGGCTGAAGCCCTGCACGGCAACAAGTCGCAGGGTCAGCGCGAACGGGCGCTCGAAGCATTCCGCGAAGGCCGTGCACGGGTTCTTGTCGCCACGGATATTGCCGCACGCGGTATCGACGTCGATACGGTGACGCATGTGGTCAATCACGATCTGCCCAGCCTGCCTGAGGCGTATGTCCATCGTATTGGCCGTACGGGCCGTGCGGGACGGAGCGGGCGGGCCATCACCCTGTGCGATGCCGAGCAGCGCGCTTGGTTGCACGATGTGGAGCGCACGATCGGACGCGCACTGACAGTGCATGAAAATCACGAATGGCATTGCGAGAAAGCACGCCATTCCACGGCACGGGCACCGGTGCTGGGCGGCGGCCCGGTGAAGCAGATCAAGGTGCCGAAAATACGTGAGCGCAAGATCTGGACCGATGAAGAGAAGGCGGCAGCCCGTGCTGCTGCTATGGCCAAACGCGCAATCTGAACCATTTCACTTATGCATGGCAGGGGGCGTTGCCCCTGCCATGCCTGACTCCGGCCCGTACCGCGTCAGGGACATGGGTACAGAAACCGGGTCGACCCAAGTGCGGTGACGTCAGGGAACTGACTTCACCGTATTCATGGGCGGGATCGCTCAGGGGCGCCCGATGGAGCGGTAGGTGAACCCTGCGTCGCGCAGGGTGGCGGGGTCCCAGATATTGCGGAAATCGGCAATCACCCTGCCGCGCATCGCTGCTTTGAGCTTGGCGGGCGGGATGGCGCGGAATTCGTTCCATTCGGTCAGGACGATCAGCGCATCGGCATCCGTTGCGGCCTCCTGGGCAGAATTTGCGTAGATCACGCTCTCTGGCAGGAGGGGGCGGGCCGGTTTCATACCTTCCGGATCGAAAACCTGAACGATGGCACCTTCTTCCACGAGGCGATGAATGAGCGGAAGGGAAGAGGCCTCGCGCATGTCATCGGTGTCGGGTTTGAAGGTCAGACCGAGTACGGCCAATTTCTTGCCTTTGACCGTGCCTCCACACAGGGCGATCACGCGTTCGGCCATGGCCGATTTGCGGGACTCGTTGATGGAGACCGTGGCCTCGACCAGAAGGGAGGGCGCCCCGGCATCACGGGCAATGGCGGTCAGGGCGCGTGTGTCCTTGGGGAAGCAGGAGCCGCCATAGCCCGGTCCCGCATGGAGAAATTTACGGCCGATGCGCTGGTCGAGGCCCATACCGCGCGCCACGTCATGAACATTGCCACCGACTTTTTCGCAAAGATCGGCCATCTCGTTGATGAAGGTCACCTTCATGGCAAGGAAGGCATTGGCAGCGTATTTCGTCAGTTCGGCCGTCTCAAGACCGGTCATGACGATGGGCGTCTCGATCAGATAAAGCGGGCGGTAGAGCTGTCGCATGAGGGCGCTGGCAGTTTCGCCCTTGTCGACGCCAGTGTCGTCAATGCCGATGATGACGCGATCAGGGCGCATGAAGTCCCCGATCGCATTGCCTTCACGCAGGAATTCCGGGTTCGAGGCCACGCTGAAGGTGAGTTCGGGGCGTTCCTCACGCAGGATGCGTGCGACTTCACGCCCTGTGCCCACCGGCACGGTTGATTTCGTCACAACCAGCAGACCCGTACGGGCATGACGGGCAATCTGGCGCGTGGCCTCATACACGTAGGTCAGATCAGCATGGCCATCGCCGCGCCGTGTCGGTGTACCCACGGCAATGAAGACAGCCTCGACCTGCGCGATGGCGGTGGCGAGATCATCGGTAAAGCTCAGGCGACCGGCTGCGACATTGGCCGAGACAATCTTGTCGAGACCCGGTTCGTAGATGGGAATGGACCCGGCGCGGAGCGCGGCCAGCTTGTCCTGATCCGCTTCGACAATCACGACCTCGGTGCCGAACTCAGCAAAGCAGGCGCCGGAAACCAGTCCGACATAACCGCCGCCAATCATCGCTATGCGCATGTGATCTCTTATCCTGTGCGAACTCTCTTTGTGCAGGGCGTAGCCCAAACCGGGCACGGGATAAAGCTCGCGTGCTGGAAAGGGGGGCGGCTCGCCTCCTCTATGGTGTCTGAGCTGGCCTTGACCGTGCTTCTGACCATGGCTGTTCTGACTGCAGCCAGATGTCAGCCGTGATGCAATCATAACCGGTGGGACCATCAATCATGAGACTGACGAGACCTCCGGGCGTATCGGGGGAGGGGAGAAACGCGAAGCTTCGTATGGCTCTGGTTCTGGAGATGATGAGCTCAATGCGTTGCCGGGGCGGGCGATGGTTCTCGATGAAGATGACAGCATGATCGACACCGCGCTCAAGGCAGATATCGGCTGTTGTCGAGTATTCGTTGCAACGCCTGGTTTCACCCTGATCGTCAAATGCGGGATCGAAGGCCCTGCCAGTTCCTCGATGCTTCAAACCCTGTGGACTGAGTTCGAAGATCTGGCGATCACGTGTTGCGAACGCACCGGTATTGAATGAGACGATATCAGGAATGCAGGAAACGAAATCGAGGTGGAACACCGGGTGAAACCTGAATACCTCACGCGTTCTTTGCCAGTCGAAATATCCTTCGGCGCGATTGATGGTCAGTCGGGTGCCTGACACCACTTCCTGAGGACTGATGCAGTGGGGCAGGGCATTGGCCTACGCATAACCGGACGCTCCGGTCATGATCATGATGAACGTCAAAAAAGAGCGTATCAGCGATTTCATTATTTGGATAGTCTATACATGATATATTGAATTAAAAGATAATAGACGTCTTTATTATAGTATTTACAAAAAAAAGAGATGAGTATAGATAAAGCATGCACTCTTGTTGTATGTGCGAGCCACGCGGCAGGAACAGGACGAAGGTCGCATGTCATGACATGGAGCGCTCGTCGATGAGGGTTTCCCGATCCGGGTCGCGTCAGTGAGGGCGCTCGATCCTCGTGGTTGGGGCTGGTCAAGCTCCGCAGCAGAACAAGGCAGTCACACAAACCTGTTATATGCAGGCGGCACAGGGCGTAAGGGTAAAAAGGCTGGTTGCCTTTCTGGCAGGGGAGGAGGAGAAGAGGTTTCTATGTCTGACAGACACGACTCCCCCTGAGAAACCGGGCTCAGCCCTCCTTCCGGGTGACGGCCAGGGCGCGCCATGCGCCTTTGGTTCGTTTTCGTGTCTCGATGGCCAAGACTGATTGGACCCGGTTTTCCCGTGCTGACCTCATCGACCCAACCCGCCATACGTTTTTCCACCGGGCAGATCATCCTGCTCGGGCTTGTCAGTACGATCGGTCCGATTTCGACCGATATGTACCTGCCAGCCTTTCCCCAGCTGGAACAGGATCTGGGGCAGGGGCCAGGCTCTGCGCAGCTTACGCTGGCAGCATGGTTCATCGGGCTTGCCATCGGGCAGTTCTGCCTGGGTCCGCTTTCCGATCGCTTTGGCCGACACAAGCCCATGGTGGTGGGTCTGGCCATCTATGTAGCCGCGACCATCGCGCTGGCGACAACCAGTTCCTACTGGTCGTTCTGTCTTCTGCGGCTGGTTGCCGCTCTGGGCGGCGCCATCACGAGTGTCATCCCGCGTGCCATCGTGCGCGATGTGGCAACCGGGCATGAGGCTGTGCGCCTGATGTCGCAGCTTACCCTCGTCTTTGGCGTCGGGCCTATT
The sequence above is drawn from the Asaia bogorensis NBRC 16594 genome and encodes:
- a CDS encoding UDP-glucose dehydrogenase family protein, with the translated sequence MRIAMIGGGYVGLVSGACFAEFGTEVVIVEADQDKLAALRAGSIPIYEPGLDKIVSANVAAGRLSFTDDLATAIAQVEAVFIAVGTPTRRGDGHADLTYVYEATRQIARHARTGLLVVTKSTVPVGTGREVARILREERPELTFSVASNPEFLREGNAIGDFMRPDRVIIGIDDTGVDKGETASALMRQLYRPLYLIETPIVMTGLETAELTKYAANAFLAMKVTFINEMADLCEKVGGNVHDVARGMGLDQRIGRKFLHAGPGYGGSCFPKDTRALTAIARDAGAPSLLVEATVSINESRKSAMAERVIALCGGTVKGKKLAVLGLTFKPDTDDMREASSLPLIHRLVEEGAIVQVFDPEGMKPARPLLPESVIYANSAQEAATDADALIVLTEWNEFRAIPPAKLKAAMRGRVIADFRNIWDPATLRDAGFTYRSIGRP
- a CDS encoding DEAD/DEAH box helicase is translated as MTFDELALAPAILKALAEAGYKTPTPIQAQSIPLLLQGRDLLGMAQTGTGKTASFALPLLHRLAADPRPAPKNGARVLVLAPTRELVSQIADGFEAFGRHLDFSVTTIFGGVSQFHQVNAMKEGVDILVAAPGRLLDLIEQGLCDLSTLEALVLDEADQMLDMGFAKPIEQIVAATPTERHTVLFSATMPKSIAALVDSLLRDPAKVEIAPPSTTVDRIEQTVMFLDAEHKKAALLSLLSAPDVGQAVVFTLQKNIANEVCSHITEAGITAEALHGNKSQGQRERALEAFREGRARVLVATDIAARGIDVDTVTHVVNHDLPSLPEAYVHRIGRTGRAGRSGRAITLCDAEQRAWLHDVERTIGRALTVHENHEWHCEKARHSTARAPVLGGGPVKQIKVPKIRERKIWTDEEKAAARAAAMAKRAI
- the pspA gene encoding phage shock protein PspA; protein product: MGIFSRLADIVNSNLNAILASAEDPEKMIRLIIQEMEDTLVEVRSQAVTMIAERKGLERRARTMVQEEDEWLRKAELALTRDREDLAKGALAAKATIEQSRKTLEQQIAQVNESLDQQHDDIGKLQAKLADAKSREKSLSLRHKAATNRIKTRERLYDTRVENAFNRFEQVERALDALEGKAEAYDLGRGPGGTRKPSLQEELAGLETDMAVENELEALRARIKSRQG
- the pspB gene encoding envelope stress response membrane protein PspB, with the protein product MSHGSGTDLGDLIGLAAVVMPFVMIMYIVTIRTRAKATASKLQESDLAALNMAHVQARRLEERVDQLERILDEDVPGWRTRSFS
- the pspF gene encoding phage shock protein operon transcriptional activator, which gives rise to MARSARNEENPTPIGQSPAFLEMLDHISRLAPLDRPALIIGERGTGKELVAARLALLSPRWDRPLIKLNCAALPDTLLDSELFGHEAGAFTGAQRRRLSRFEQAHGGTLFLDEIASASMAVQEKLLRVIEYGSFERVGGNETIHVDVRIIGATNADLPDMARKGDFRADLLDRLAFDVVMLPPLRARHEDILILCEHFATRMTASLGRKLFAGFSDKARERLMQYEWPGNVRELRNVVERSVYRMERPERPLDDIVFDPFRNGPDWLRPLAPEGVTATKLPVMTERIVQDAAAPAAREAPSAPLPASLPEGLTFTEATRAYERALIEHALSDARFNQKQAATALGLTYYQFRHLLRAHGFAERNARKSVGTEA